A genome region from Erigeron canadensis isolate Cc75 chromosome 3, C_canadensis_v1, whole genome shotgun sequence includes the following:
- the LOC122592774 gene encoding metal tolerance protein B-like → MLILGSEDHHPKVEMTEGYKETDTSKLQKQLSDTSCYFSKQEGSTSDKEERSKSMTKLCGLVFFYLIVMTVEIVGGLKANSLALLTDAAHLLTDIGGFSISLFSVWAAGFSATPHQSFGFSRIEVLGALLSVQLIWIVSGYLIFEAIVRLVHKQSDVNGALMFPIAAFGFTINFVMIMWLGHGHSHGHGHSHSHSHDHDHGHSHDHAHGRSRDTRIEIEIHHDSNEEESTNLMVSTSEGKNGAMNINIKGAYLHVMVDMIQSVGVMIAGLVIWIKPEWLMVDLVCTLIFSILALCTTLPMLKNIFSILMESTPSEVDVVRLKGDLNSIKGLHDVHDLHVWAITQGKIVLSCHIIVEPSVNSHEILHTVIDLCEGTYGIHHVTAQIESLSEILKG, encoded by the coding sequence ATGCTAATTCTTGGATCCGAGGACCATCATCCAAAAGTTGAGATGACAGAAGGTTATAAGGAAACTGATACATCTAAGCTACAAAAACAATTAAGTGACACTTCTTGTTACTTCTCCAAGCAAGAAGGTAGCACTTCTGACAAAGAAGAACGGTCCAAATCTATGACCAAGCTCTGTGGACTCGTGTTTTTTTACTTGATTGTTATGACAGTGGAGATTGTTGGTGGTTTGAAAGCAAATAGTCTAGCGCTTCTTACTGATGCCGCCCATTTGTTAACTGATATTGGTGGATTTTCAATATCTTTGTTTAGTGTGTGGGCTGCAGGGTTTAGTGCGACTCCACATCAGTCTTTTGGTTTCAGCAGGATAGAAGTTTTGGGGGCTCTTTTATCTGTACAGTTGATATGGATTGTTTCCGGGTATTTGATCTTTGAAGCAATTGTAAGACTAGTTCATAAGCAATCGGATGTAAATGGTGCACTAATGTTTCCGATTGCAGCATTTGGTTTTACAATCAATTTTGTCATGATAATGTGGCTTGGCCATGGTCACAGTCACGGTCATGGCCATAGTCACAGTCACAGCCATGACCATGATCATGGCCACAGCCACGACCATGCTCATGGGCGATCTCGTGATACAAGAATTGAGATTGAGATACATCATGATTCAAATGAAGAAGAGAGTACAAATTTGATGGTGTCAACTTCTGAAGGCAAGAACGGGGCAATGAACATAAACATTAAAGGGGCTTATTTGCATGTAATGGTGGATATGATACAGTCAGTTGGGGTGATGATTGCTGGACTAGTTATTTGGATCAAACCGGAATGGTTGATGGTTGATCTGGTTTGTACCTTGATCTTCTCGATTTTAGCCTTATGTACTACTCTACCGATGcttaaaaatatcttttctatATTAATGGAGAGCACACCAAGTGAAGTCGATGTTGTGCGCTTGAAAGGTGATCTAAATAGCATCAAGGGACTTCATGATGTTCATGATCTACATGTATGGGCAATAACTCAAGGCAAAATTGTATTGTCTTGTCATATAATCGTCGAGCCAAGTGTAAACTCACATGAAATACTTCACACTGTTATAGATTTATGTGAAGGTACATACGGAATTCATCATGTAACTGCACAAATAGAATCCTTGTCTGAAATTTTAAAAGGTTGA